In Moorella sp. Hama-1, a single genomic region encodes these proteins:
- the ade gene encoding adenine deaminase, producing the protein MLPTRCPLSDVTRELVATATGKVPADTVIKGGRVVNVFTGEILPWDIAIKNGRIASVGDVAATVGPETEVIDASGYYLCPGFMDGHVHVESSMVTVTQFARAVLPGGTTAIFMDPHEIANVLGLDGVKLMVDEGQELPLRVFATMPSCVPAAPGFEDAGATFGPDEVATAMQWSGICGLGEMMNFPGVLAGDPTVHGELRATLVAGKPITGHFAMPADFQGLAAYTAAGISSCHESTTAADALNRLRLGMYAMMREGSAWHDIKATIKSLTETRIDSRRAVLVSDDSHPETLLSTGHLNHVVRRAIEEGLDPIRAIQAVTINTAECFGVAQDLGAIAPGRLADILFLKDLAGVAVAKVMVDGQVVAAGGRLLVDLPAVAYPEGVRHSVHLKEPLTARHFRIGAPAGKERVQVQVMEIIEANVNTRHLSITVPVVAGEITASVKDDLAKAAVVERHGGNGSIGLGLVRGFGFQGGAVASTVAHDSHNLLIVGMNDADMALAGNTLAACGGGMVAVRDGQVLALLPLPIAGLMSERPVEEVADQVAAVHRAWQELGCTLVSPFMTMALLSLPVLPELRLTNRGLVDTLKFQFVDLITG; encoded by the coding sequence GTGCTCCCCACCAGGTGTCCCCTGTCCGACGTAACCAGGGAACTGGTAGCTACGGCTACTGGTAAAGTGCCCGCCGATACCGTTATTAAAGGCGGTAGAGTTGTCAATGTCTTCACCGGTGAAATCCTGCCCTGGGATATTGCCATTAAAAATGGCCGCATTGCCAGCGTCGGTGATGTGGCCGCGACTGTGGGGCCGGAAACGGAGGTTATCGATGCCAGCGGCTATTACCTCTGCCCGGGTTTCATGGATGGTCATGTCCATGTGGAAAGCAGTATGGTAACGGTGACCCAGTTCGCCCGGGCCGTCCTCCCCGGCGGCACCACGGCGATCTTTATGGACCCCCACGAGATTGCCAATGTCCTGGGGCTGGACGGCGTGAAGTTGATGGTGGACGAGGGCCAGGAGCTGCCCCTGAGGGTCTTTGCCACCATGCCCTCCTGCGTGCCGGCGGCCCCCGGCTTTGAGGACGCTGGCGCCACCTTCGGCCCGGATGAGGTGGCTACGGCCATGCAGTGGTCCGGCATTTGTGGCCTGGGGGAGATGATGAACTTCCCCGGCGTCCTGGCCGGCGACCCGACCGTCCACGGTGAACTCCGGGCCACCCTGGTGGCCGGCAAGCCCATCACCGGCCACTTCGCCATGCCCGCCGATTTCCAGGGCCTGGCCGCTTATACCGCTGCCGGCATCTCCTCCTGCCACGAATCCACCACCGCCGCCGATGCCCTGAACCGCCTCCGCCTGGGTATGTACGCCATGATGCGCGAGGGATCGGCCTGGCACGATATCAAGGCTACCATTAAAAGCCTGACCGAGACCCGGATCGACAGCCGCCGGGCTGTACTGGTCAGCGACGATAGCCACCCGGAAACCCTGCTCTCCACCGGGCACCTGAACCATGTCGTCCGCCGGGCCATCGAGGAGGGCCTGGACCCTATCCGGGCCATCCAGGCAGTGACTATCAATACAGCCGAGTGTTTTGGCGTCGCCCAGGACCTGGGGGCAATCGCGCCTGGACGCCTGGCCGACATCCTCTTCCTGAAGGACCTGGCCGGAGTCGCCGTCGCTAAGGTCATGGTCGACGGCCAGGTAGTGGCCGCCGGTGGCCGGCTCCTGGTGGATCTGCCGGCTGTTGCTTATCCCGAGGGGGTACGCCATTCGGTGCACCTGAAGGAACCCCTCACCGCCAGGCACTTCCGGATCGGCGCCCCGGCAGGTAAAGAGCGGGTGCAGGTCCAGGTCATGGAAATCATTGAAGCCAATGTCAACACCCGGCACCTATCAATTACCGTGCCGGTGGTCGCCGGTGAGATTACAGCCAGTGTAAAGGATGATCTGGCCAAAGCGGCCGTGGTGGAGCGCCACGGCGGCAACGGTAGCATCGGTCTGGGTTTGGTCCGGGGCTTCGGCTTCCAGGGCGGCGCCGTTGCCTCCACAGTGGCCCATGACAGCCATAACCTGCTCATTGTCGGTATGAATGATGCTGATATGGCCCTGGCCGGCAATACCCTGGCCGCGTGCGGCGGCGGCATGGTGGCCGTCCGGGACGGCCAGGTCCTGGCCCTCCTGCCCCTCCCCATCGCCGGTCTTATGTCAGAGCGGCCGGTAGAGGAGGTCGCCGACCAGGTGGCGGCCGTCCACCGCGCCTGGCAGGAACTGGGCTGCACCCTGGTTTCACCCTTTATGACCATGGCCCTCCTCTCCCTGCCGGTCCTGCCGGAGTTACGCCTGACCAATCGCGGCCTGGTCGATACCCTGAAATTCCAGTTCGTGGACCTGATAACCGGTTAA
- a CDS encoding iron-containing alcohol dehydrogenase family protein, with amino-acid sequence MLERIIAPGHYRRGPGAIQAAVPEIQALGIRACLVGGHRAQVAAGPALAEALAAAGIEIVAKTWYGGECCPENIAAVAATVKETGADFLVGVGGGKALDTSKGAAWQAGVPLVAVPTIAATCAAFTSIAIIYDREGHFLEISHHSVNPALVLVDSQIIAAAPGRYLAAGMGDTVAKYIELQATSTAAASHLALEGALTLARLCYDSILAAGPEARAAVEDRSVTPALEKVIDAVILISGLVSGLGGDDGRTAGAHGVYEGLTASPLTRGYCHGELVAFGNLVQLVLEGKDAEEIRELAAFNRQVGLPVTLEQVGLSPTDGPSLDLVSQAAADSPDMANMPFPVTAAMVREALLAADRTGREL; translated from the coding sequence ATGTTAGAACGTATAATAGCCCCGGGCCATTACCGCCGGGGCCCCGGGGCCATCCAGGCAGCCGTCCCGGAGATCCAGGCCCTGGGCATCAGGGCCTGCCTGGTGGGGGGTCACCGCGCCCAGGTGGCGGCCGGCCCGGCCCTGGCCGAAGCCCTGGCTGCTGCCGGTATAGAAATAGTCGCTAAGACCTGGTATGGCGGCGAATGCTGCCCAGAAAATATCGCTGCAGTAGCCGCGACCGTCAAGGAGACAGGCGCCGATTTCCTGGTGGGGGTGGGCGGCGGTAAAGCCCTGGATACAAGTAAAGGCGCAGCCTGGCAGGCCGGCGTGCCCCTGGTGGCCGTGCCGACTATTGCCGCCACCTGCGCCGCCTTTACCTCAATAGCCATCATCTACGACCGGGAAGGCCACTTCCTGGAGATATCCCATCACTCCGTCAACCCGGCCCTGGTCCTGGTGGACAGCCAGATTATAGCCGCCGCCCCCGGGCGCTACCTGGCCGCCGGCATGGGGGATACCGTAGCCAAATATATTGAGCTGCAGGCTACCAGCACGGCGGCGGCGTCTCACCTGGCCCTCGAAGGGGCCCTGACCCTGGCCCGCCTTTGTTATGACAGCATCCTGGCCGCCGGTCCTGAGGCCCGGGCGGCGGTGGAGGACCGGTCCGTCACCCCGGCCCTGGAAAAGGTCATTGACGCCGTCATCCTCATCAGCGGCCTGGTCAGCGGCCTGGGTGGCGACGACGGCCGTACGGCGGGCGCCCACGGTGTCTATGAAGGTTTAACCGCCTCGCCCCTGACCCGGGGCTACTGCCACGGCGAGTTGGTCGCCTTCGGCAACCTGGTCCAGCTGGTCCTGGAAGGCAAGGACGCCGAAGAGATCAGGGAATTGGCCGCCTTCAACCGCCAGGTGGGCCTGCCAGTAACCCTGGAACAAGTAGGTTTGTCACCAACGGACGGGCCCTCCCTGGACCTGGTCAGCCAGGCGGCGGCAGACAGCCCGGACATGGCCAACATGCCCTTCCCGGTAACGGCCGCCATGGTCCGGGAGGCCCTGCTGGCGGCCGACCGCACCGGCCGGGAATTGTAG
- a CDS encoding ABC transporter substrate-binding protein, with amino-acid sequence MVKRCKNLIALVLVLALAGLILAGCGGGNKQQVTGQQAGDSSQEQKLTPVKITMTTWSGYGPLFLARDKGFFKKHGLDVQLIVIQGLGERKQALAGNQVDGIATTLDIETQIVAAGIPLKQIWALDDSYGGDGILAKPEIKTIKDLKGKNVAYDFGTASHILLLSILAKNGMTEQDINHVQMSASDAGSTFVAGKVDAAVTWEPWLSKAVKENKGNLLATSKETPGLIMDTVALRSDWADKHPEALQAMVDALAEAMQYWESNKADANAIMAKGLGIKVEEFTSNLETLRLFNLAQNKEMFGTADKPGTLYTSLQQAIDFGFNNKVIKSKPDAKAMIDPTFVNKAQL; translated from the coding sequence GTGGTTAAAAGATGCAAAAACCTCATCGCCCTGGTCCTGGTGCTGGCCCTGGCCGGTCTGATCCTGGCCGGTTGCGGGGGCGGCAACAAACAGCAGGTCACCGGCCAGCAGGCCGGGGACAGCAGCCAGGAGCAAAAACTAACCCCCGTTAAAATCACCATGACCACCTGGTCAGGCTACGGGCCCCTCTTCCTGGCCCGGGATAAGGGCTTCTTCAAGAAACACGGCCTGGACGTCCAGCTCATCGTTATCCAGGGCCTGGGAGAGCGCAAGCAGGCCCTGGCCGGTAACCAGGTCGACGGCATCGCCACCACCCTGGATATCGAAACCCAGATTGTGGCTGCCGGCATTCCCCTGAAACAGATCTGGGCCCTGGACGACTCCTACGGCGGCGACGGCATCCTGGCCAAACCGGAGATCAAGACCATTAAAGACCTGAAGGGCAAAAATGTAGCCTATGACTTCGGCACCGCCAGCCATATCCTGCTCCTGTCCATCCTGGCCAAGAACGGCATGACGGAACAGGATATCAACCACGTCCAGATGTCCGCCAGCGACGCCGGCTCGACCTTCGTCGCCGGCAAAGTGGACGCCGCCGTCACCTGGGAACCCTGGCTAAGCAAAGCCGTAAAAGAAAATAAGGGTAACCTGTTGGCGACCTCCAAGGAGACCCCGGGCCTGATTATGGATACCGTCGCCCTGCGCAGCGATTGGGCCGATAAACACCCGGAGGCCCTCCAGGCCATGGTTGACGCCCTGGCCGAGGCCATGCAGTACTGGGAGAGCAATAAAGCCGATGCTAACGCCATCATGGCCAAGGGCCTGGGTATAAAGGTAGAAGAGTTCACCAGCAACCTGGAGACCCTGCGCCTCTTTAACCTGGCCCAGAACAAAGAGATGTTCGGTACAGCCGACAAACCCGGTACCCTTTACACTTCCCTGCAGCAGGCCATTGACTTCGGGTTTAATAACAAGGTTATTAAATCTAAACCCGATGCCAAAGCCATGATTGATCCTACCTTCGTCAACAAGGCGCAGCTCTAA
- a CDS encoding ABC transporter permease — MKLGKYFKLNAPIPGTLYLGLSIAAFALLLLIWQLGVTVGHLPPSHLPAPAAVARAAMELAGDGLVNDIGISFFRVTTGFLLAALIGVPLGILMGSLKVAEAFFEPMLAFFRYMPASAFIPLTIIWLSIFETQKIGVVFIGIFFQLVLMIMDVTHNVPQDLIDTAYTLGARPGEVFRRVILPAAMPGIMDTLRVALGWAWTYVIVAELVAANSGLGFLIMNAGRQLSTPDMFVGILTIGVLGIICDMTFKAIYRWLFPWTEREV; from the coding sequence ATGAAGCTTGGTAAGTACTTTAAACTCAACGCCCCCATCCCCGGCACACTCTACCTCGGCCTCAGCATAGCCGCCTTTGCCCTGCTGCTGCTAATCTGGCAGCTGGGGGTAACGGTGGGCCACCTGCCACCGTCCCACCTGCCCGCCCCCGCAGCCGTGGCCCGGGCGGCCATGGAACTGGCCGGGGACGGTTTAGTTAACGACATCGGCATCAGCTTCTTCCGGGTGACTACAGGCTTTCTCCTGGCAGCCCTCATTGGTGTGCCCTTGGGGATTCTCATGGGCAGTCTCAAGGTGGCAGAAGCCTTCTTTGAGCCCATGCTGGCCTTTTTCCGGTATATGCCGGCATCGGCCTTTATCCCCCTGACCATTATCTGGTTGAGCATCTTTGAGACCCAGAAAATCGGGGTTGTCTTTATCGGCATCTTCTTCCAGCTAGTCCTGATGATTATGGACGTCACCCATAACGTCCCCCAGGATCTCATTGATACCGCCTATACCCTGGGAGCGCGGCCGGGGGAGGTCTTCCGGCGGGTGATCCTGCCGGCAGCCATGCCGGGGATTATGGATACCCTGCGGGTGGCCCTGGGCTGGGCCTGGACCTACGTCATTGTGGCTGAACTGGTGGCGGCCAACTCCGGCCTGGGATTTCTGATTATGAATGCCGGCCGTCAGCTGAGTACCCCGGATATGTTTGTCGGCATCCTTACCATTGGCGTCCTGGGGATCATCTGCGATATGACCTTTAAGGCCATCTACCGCTGGTTGTTCCCCTGGACGGAAAGGGAGGTATAA
- a CDS encoding ABC transporter ATP-binding protein, with the protein MALATVPQAAGSKLAVINLTREFSFKRDRVTALEGISLEVREGEFATILGPSGCGKSTLLRIIAGLAEASSGQVYKDGRLIQGPGADRGMVFQSYTLFPWLTVRQNIEFGLSLKGMDGTRRRQIVDHYLEIIGLAPFAGAFPKNLSGGMKQRVAIARALANDPDILLMDEPFGALDAQTRLVMQELLLKVWEETRKTILFVTHDVEEAIFLGDTIYIMTARPGRLKARLPVPLTRPRSFEVKNSRPFLDLKTRILEQIREESLKAATMMPAGCI; encoded by the coding sequence ATGGCCCTGGCAACAGTACCGCAGGCCGCCGGCAGTAAACTGGCGGTGATCAACCTTACCAGGGAGTTCAGCTTTAAAAGGGACAGAGTTACCGCCCTGGAGGGTATCTCCCTGGAGGTACGGGAAGGGGAGTTCGCCACTATCCTGGGTCCCTCGGGATGCGGCAAATCCACCCTGTTGCGCATCATCGCCGGCCTGGCCGAGGCCAGCAGCGGCCAGGTGTATAAAGACGGCCGTTTGATCCAGGGACCGGGAGCCGACCGGGGGATGGTTTTCCAGAGCTATACCCTCTTTCCCTGGCTGACGGTGCGCCAGAACATCGAGTTCGGCCTGAGCCTGAAGGGGATGGACGGCACCCGGAGGCGGCAGATTGTCGATCACTACCTGGAGATTATCGGCCTGGCGCCCTTCGCCGGCGCCTTCCCCAAAAACCTCTCCGGCGGTATGAAACAGCGGGTGGCCATTGCCCGCGCCCTGGCCAACGACCCAGACATCCTCCTTATGGACGAACCTTTCGGCGCCCTTGACGCCCAGACCCGGCTGGTCATGCAGGAACTTCTCCTCAAGGTCTGGGAGGAAACCCGGAAGACCATCCTCTTTGTGACCCATGACGTGGAGGAGGCCATCTTCCTCGGGGACACCATTTATATCATGACGGCCCGGCCGGGACGCCTCAAGGCGCGACTCCCCGTGCCCTTGACCCGGCCCCGCTCCTTCGAGGTCAAAAACTCCCGGCCCTTCCTGGATTTAAAAACCAGGATTCTAGAACAGATCAGGGAAGAGAGCCTCAAGGCCGCCACCATGATGCCGGCCGGTTGTATCTAG
- a CDS encoding Hsp20/alpha crystallin family protein, translating to MTRERNPLEALKNLPYLEEGFFKEVTGIDWPDPTGFFNRLGQGKWPPVDIVETAGEVIVTAAIPGLHQAGDVRVELNGSTLRLEGEVNPSLQLLPVVKVHQQERKQGKFSRTLTLPAAVNGKSARATYQRGLLEIRFMKQPGTQGETLNIEFCK from the coding sequence GTGACCAGAGAGCGTAATCCCCTGGAAGCTTTGAAAAACCTCCCCTACCTGGAGGAAGGCTTTTTTAAAGAAGTTACCGGGATTGACTGGCCGGACCCTACCGGTTTTTTCAACCGCCTGGGGCAGGGTAAGTGGCCGCCGGTAGATATTGTGGAAACCGCCGGCGAGGTCATTGTTACGGCAGCTATTCCCGGCCTGCACCAGGCCGGGGACGTCCGGGTGGAACTGAACGGCAGTACCCTGCGCCTGGAAGGGGAGGTCAACCCCAGCCTGCAACTGCTGCCGGTGGTAAAGGTGCACCAGCAGGAAAGGAAACAGGGGAAATTCAGCCGCACCCTTACCCTGCCGGCGGCCGTCAACGGCAAGAGCGCCCGGGCCACCTACCAGCGCGGCCTCCTGGAGATCCGCTTTATGAAACAACCCGGCACCCAGGGGGAAACCCTGAATATTGAGTTTTGCAAGTAG
- a CDS encoding HAD family hydrolase, which translates to MSGDAFIIRHRLPGRLRLYLPGLKAGFLVPGTLVAALQAIPGMQGVRANSLTGSLLLFYRPQDIEERELLHKVQDLTAPQVRFLPEPVQIAPIGTDLLRVFAGGGLLAFLALKRVIAGEPPLARSPRVVNSAALVTAIAGYPLLRRGFTKASHGRGLNAELLLGGTALTLLLLRESLPGLLILVLAEGMRLAERLASRQAQAALAVLAEGGEYTLRPASLPPVEASRVERYGENASKLAVALTGGTCLWHRDIRQALAMLVAGAPVATFLGETAVATTALRRAVANGVLVADGRHFMAMPALDTLVWCRGELLTTGIPVVREIYSLDPAYTRELLLQMAAAACSQAPHPLGPVLWRRLQEQGLPPARAGAAGILPGGAIQADVAGRHLLLGSASSLRRQKVTSRRGRAREQRYLQAGLLPIYVVIDGRTAGLIALEEPLKEGALAAVTSLRALGLRRQILVDDAGPEAAGLLARQLGLDGFQAGSTPEEKAAVIKGLKDQGLLVAAVGSKGTDEAALAAADFSLALGQPLAAADMFSLNPDPARVVEVFRLAQSARVIYRQEFLIVQAANIIGMGLGYMRSLSPATAMVWQNMLSLVLFLNAGRLRWPV; encoded by the coding sequence GTGTCCGGGGATGCCTTCATCATACGTCACCGCCTGCCGGGCCGGCTGCGTCTTTACCTGCCCGGGTTAAAAGCGGGGTTCCTGGTGCCCGGGACCCTGGTCGCAGCCCTGCAAGCTATACCGGGGATGCAGGGGGTCCGGGCCAATTCCCTTACCGGCAGCCTGCTACTGTTTTACCGGCCGCAGGACATAGAGGAAAGGGAGCTATTACATAAAGTACAGGACCTCACGGCCCCTCAGGTCCGCTTCCTGCCGGAGCCGGTGCAAATTGCTCCCATTGGGACGGATCTCCTACGCGTGTTTGCCGGCGGGGGGCTGCTGGCCTTCCTGGCCCTGAAAAGGGTTATTGCCGGTGAACCGCCCCTGGCTCGCTCACCCCGGGTAGTCAACTCGGCGGCCCTGGTTACCGCCATTGCCGGCTACCCCCTCCTGCGGCGTGGTTTTACGAAGGCCAGTCACGGACGGGGCTTAAACGCCGAACTCCTTCTGGGGGGGACGGCCCTGACCCTCCTCCTCCTGCGGGAGAGCCTGCCGGGGCTTCTTATCCTGGTCCTGGCAGAGGGGATGCGCCTGGCGGAGAGGCTGGCGTCCCGCCAGGCCCAGGCGGCCCTGGCCGTCCTGGCCGAGGGCGGGGAATATACCCTGCGGCCAGCCTCCCTGCCGCCGGTAGAAGCCAGCCGGGTGGAACGCTATGGAGAAAACGCCAGCAAGCTGGCCGTAGCCCTGACCGGTGGAACCTGCCTCTGGCACCGGGATATCCGCCAGGCCCTGGCCATGCTGGTAGCTGGGGCACCGGTAGCCACCTTCCTGGGCGAAACGGCGGTTGCCACCACCGCCCTGCGCCGGGCTGTTGCCAACGGGGTCCTGGTTGCCGACGGCCGCCATTTTATGGCTATGCCGGCCCTGGACACCCTGGTCTGGTGCCGGGGCGAACTGCTGACCACCGGGATCCCGGTGGTCAGGGAGATTTACTCCCTTGACCCGGCCTATACCCGGGAACTCCTGTTGCAGATGGCGGCCGCCGCCTGCAGCCAGGCACCCCATCCCCTGGGACCGGTCCTCTGGCGGCGGCTTCAGGAGCAGGGACTCCCCCCGGCCCGGGCCGGCGCCGCCGGGATACTCCCTGGCGGCGCTATCCAGGCGGACGTGGCCGGCCGGCACCTGCTCCTGGGGAGCGCCTCTTCCCTGCGGCGGCAAAAGGTAACCAGCCGTCGCGGCCGCGCCCGGGAACAACGCTACCTGCAGGCAGGCCTCCTGCCCATCTATGTAGTTATCGACGGCCGGACGGCCGGCCTGATCGCCCTGGAGGAACCGTTAAAGGAAGGAGCCCTGGCGGCCGTTACATCCCTGCGGGCTCTGGGCCTGAGACGGCAAATCCTGGTTGATGATGCCGGCCCTGAGGCTGCCGGCCTGCTGGCCCGGCAACTGGGATTGGATGGTTTTCAGGCAGGTTCTACACCGGAGGAAAAGGCAGCTGTTATTAAGGGGTTAAAGGATCAGGGCCTCCTGGTGGCCGCCGTTGGCAGCAAAGGTACGGATGAGGCGGCCCTGGCCGCCGCCGATTTCAGCCTGGCCCTGGGACAGCCCCTGGCGGCGGCCGATATGTTTTCCTTAAATCCTGACCCGGCCCGGGTGGTAGAGGTATTTCGCCTGGCGCAGAGCGCCCGGGTTATCTACCGCCAGGAGTTTTTAATCGTCCAGGCCGCCAATATTATCGGCATGGGACTGGGCTATATGCGGTCCCTTTCCCCGGCTACGGCCATGGTCTGGCAAAATATGTTGAGCCTGGTTTTATTCCTCAACGCCGGCCGCCTCCGTTGGCCAGTATAA